The following coding sequences lie in one Lolium perenne isolate Kyuss_39 chromosome 2, Kyuss_2.0, whole genome shotgun sequence genomic window:
- the LOC127328289 gene encoding uncharacterized protein: MATMSSNLRRRPSTSAGRPLTDNPNPNRNPNWRDWEGISQSMAAQIAGHALANDVADYLQFRAACAPWREHTEDPKKHSVLDQRFHPHRWILLPEERSAVDGPRWRRMLNLSHGTKITLDLPHLLGGHAVAAGPGGSPGGILVLMDEHSLVVRLLNPLTGQGIDLPSVAPVLSRRSEGRLGLAKAFSGLRNVTGAGFAGNSTVVLHFGYDNKLVSTKLGDDHWEIVSNDSLMCSAFPFYGKVYVANGDGLMVVDAEAAPPKLELAAQWPPMEITLVHMADSSGELMVLTNKACFKKGSDDYMVEFHIFRLDADAGTLVEVKDLGDRALFVGDYCGGLLVSAKEGIIPNSIYFQHDRLNKFYVRRVSDDQTRRLTEAHRGSFIDDLTSYVAWNGRNMTKSQLLLADLGDNNKAC, encoded by the exons ATGGCCACCATGTCTTCGAACCTTCGCCGGAGACCGTCAACCTCTGCCGGTCGGCCGCTCACCGACAACCCCAACCCCAACCGCAACCCCAACTG GAGGGACTGGGAAGGCATCTCCCAGAGCATGGCGGCGCAGATCGCCGGGCACGCCCTCGCCAACGACGTCGCCGACTACCTCCAGTTCCGTGCTGCGTGCGCCCCATGGAGGGAACATACTGAGGACCCTAAGAAGCACAGCGTCCTAGACCAGCGCTTCCACCCGCACCGCTGGATCCTGCTGCCGGAAGAGAGAAGCGCCGTCGACGGCCCCAGGTGGCGCCGGATGCTGAACCTGTCACACGGGACGAAGATCACCCTGGACCTGCCTCACCTCCTCGGAGGACACGCCGTCGCCGCTGGACCCGGTGGCTCCCCCGGCGGCATACTCGTCCTCATGGACGAGCATAGCCTCGTGGTCCGGCTGCTGAACCCGCTTACTGGCCAGGGCATCGACCTCCCATCCGTCGCTCCCGTGCTGAGCCGCCGTAGCGAGGGACGACTGGGCCTGGCCAAGGCGTTTTCAGGCCTTCGCAACGTGACAGGGGCGGGCTTCGCCGGCAACTCTACGGTGGTGCTCCATTTCGGGTATGACAACAAGCTCGTCTCCACCAAGCTCGGTGACGACCACTGGGAGATAGTCAGCAATGACTCGCTGATGTGCTCGGCCTTCCCGTTCTACGGGAAGGTCTACGTCGCCAACGGGGACGGGCTCATGGTCGTGGACGCCGAGGCGGCACCACCGAAGCTGGAGCTCGCCGCCCAATGGCCGCCAATGGAGATCACGCTCGTGCACATGGCTGACAGCTCTGGGGAGCTCATGGTGCTAACAAACAAGGCTTGTTTCAAGAAAGGGAGCGACGACTACATGGTAGAGTTTCATATATTCAGGCTGGACGCGGATGCCGGAACGCTGGTCGAGGTGAAGGACCTCGGGGACCGTGCTCTCTTCGTCGGCGATTACTGCGGCGGCCTGCTCGTGTCCGCCAAAGAAGGTATCATCCCCAACTCCATCTACTTCCAGCACGACCGGCTCAACAAGTTCTATGTGCGGCGTGTGTCCGACGACCAAACTAGGCGGCTCACTGAAGCACACAGGGGCAGTTTCATTGACGATCTGACGTCTTATGTCGCCTGGAATGGCCGCAACATGACCAAGTCTCAGCTGCTGTTGGCTGATTTGGGTGATAACAACAAGGCTTGTTAA